TTTGTTGAAGTTGACAAAAACATTATCAACTGCAGTCAAAATCAACAGATTGTCAGCTTCCACAAGTTCGGCAACTTTAGCGGCTGAAAAATCTTTATCGATAACAGCTTCAACGCCTTCGTATCCTTCACTTGTTTCAACAACAGGAATACCACCACCGCCAGATACAGTAACTAAAACACTTGATGAAATCAATGGTTTAATCGCTGCTGCTTCAACGATACGGGTTGGTTTTGGACTTGGAACAACACGACGGTAGCCACGCCCAGAATCTTCAACAAATACCCAATCTGGATATTGAGCTTGCATTTCTGCAACACCCGCTTCATCGTAAAATGGACCAATTGGTTTTGTTGGTTTTTCAAAAGCTGGATCTTTAGAATCAACTACTGTCCGCGTTACAACTGAAATCACAGGAACACGTTCCATATCATTTTTGATTAAGGCACGCGTGAAGGCTTGTCCCATCCAAAAACCAATTTGACCTTGGGTCATCGCAACTGCCGTGTCAAGTGGCATTGCTGGATTTTTGGCACTGTCTGCTGCCAATTGTTGCAACAATAAATTGCCAACTTGTGGACCATTACCATGAGTGACAACCATTTCCACGTCATTATTTCTAATTAAAGGAATCAATTTTTCAGCTGTTGTCACCAAGGCTTGTTCTTGTGCTTTTGCTGTTGGGTCATCTGTCAAGATGGCATTCCCACCAAGCGCTACAACGATACGTCTTACCATTTATTTCTTTTCTCCTTCAAATATAAGAAACTGAAAACGTTAGAAAATCAGTCTTTTCTAACGCTAGATAAGGTACTGAAAGTCATCTCCTTATCTTAGTTTCTCATGTTTCAAATTTCGTTTTTGAGAGCTGGCAATTTAAGACAGAGGGGTATTCCTGCAGTTTTCAGGACCCTCTTCATCTTTTTGCTGTCGCCTCATCACTTATCCTTATGCTTATTTCAGGGAACAATTTTTGTTCCGCTACCAAATTTTACAAAGTTTTCAACATTGTCAAGGCTTGTGATTGTCGCAATTTTTCCTGTGCGTTCAACAAAGCTTACCGCTGCTTCAACTTTTGGTCCCATTGAACCTTTGGCAAAGCGTTGCTCATCAATATAAGTACGCATTTGAGCGACACTGACTGTATCCAGATGAACTTGGTCTGGTTTTCCATAATTTAGGAAAACATCTCCACCATTAGTCAAAATCAAAAGTTCATCTGCTTCAACCATTTCGGCAAGTTTTGCTGCAGAGAAGTCTTTATCAATAACTGCTTCAACTCCTTTGTAGCCATTTCCGTCTTTTACGACAGGAATTCCACCGCCACCAGAGGCAATGAGTAAGCTTCCTGATGCCAAGATTGGTGCAAAAGCTTTAGCTTCAATGATCTCCAAAGGTTTTGGACTTGGCACAACACGACGGTAGCCACGACCTGCATCTTCCATGAGTTCCCACTCAGGAAACTGAGCTTGGATTTCTGGCAATTGTTCTTCTGTATAGAAAGGACCGATTGGTTTAGTTGCGTCTTTGAAGGCTGGATCGTTTTCGTCAACCAGTGTTTGAGTGACTGCTGAAATGACTGGATAAGCTGATAAACCATGATTTGCCATTGCTCTTGTGAATGCTTGAGCTGTCCAGAAACCGATTTCTCCTTGGGTCATCGCTCCTACACTGTCAAGGGGCATTGCTGGATTTTTTTCACTATCCGCAGCTAATTGTTGTAAAAGAAGATTACCAACTTGTGGCCCGTTGCCATGAGTTACGACCATTTCTGTGTCGTTACCCTCAATCAATGGCATCAATTGTTCTGCAGTTACTTCGAGTGCTTTTTTCTGCGCTTGTGCTGATGGATCTGTTGTTAAAATAGCATTTCCACCAAGCGCTACGACAATACGTCTTACCATAATTAAGCTATGAGTTTCACTTCTTTTTGAAGTTCCAAGAGTTAATTTCTCTTAGTATGTCCTCAAATGTGAACTCTATCCTTTCTTCTTGCTAGTTTTTTACTTCTTTTTTACTGATGTCACCACGAACAACAAAGTAAACAATGAAAGTAACAATAATCAGTGGAACTACCGCTACAAGAAGGGTATTTCCGTCAATTCCAAGAGCATCTTGAAGGCCTAACCAGTTGCCATATACGCCAAAGATAGCCAAGACTCCCAAAACAGTCAGAATAACTGCTGAAATCATTTCCCCACCGCTCATTTTGCTGCCGTATTCTTTTTTGCCTAAAGCATAAAGGATGAAGCCGACTGCATAGAGAATGAGTGAGAGCCATACGAATTGCCATCCTGAGTAGTAAAGGGCAACGATTTGGAAGGCTGCTGCGATGAACCCGATGATAATGTTGCTTGTTTTCTTTTCTTGGATTCCTAATTTAAAGAGGTAGAGTCCAACTAAAGCGTAACAAATCATGATTACTGCTGTACAAAGGTAAACAAAGACATTGTAAGCATCTGCAACAAAATAAGTAACAATCAAGAAGATTTGGACGATCAATTGAGTCAAGAGCAATGAATTGCTTGGTGCACCATTTTTATTGAGTTTACCAAACCAGCTTGGAAGTAATTTTTGATCAGATAATTGTTGGGTTGCTTCAACTGGAAGCATTGTCCATGAGAGCCAAGCACCCAAGAGGGAGATAACGAGACCGATTGCCATGAGTGAGCCACCCCAGCCACCAACCATCGCGTTCAAGATGTGAACCAAACCAGGTTGTCCTGTGTTAGCCAATTCTTGTTGGCTCATAAAGCCGTAAGGTAGAAGTGAGAGCAAGATGTAAATCACCAAAAGAGCAATCAAACCTAAGATTGAGGCTTTCCCTGCATCAGATTTGCGTTTGGCACGGTCACCCATCATTGCGGCTCCTTCGATACCAACAAAGACCCAAATCATGACCATAAGTGATCCTTGGACTTGGCTAAAGAGGTCTCCACCCGTCATATTTGACCAAGTGAGGCTCTTGATGACGCCATCTGCGTTTGTGTTAGCAACAAAATTTTGCCAGAAATGAGCACTGAATACGCCAGCTTTGAAAGTAACAATCCCTGCAATCACAAAGACGAACAAAGGAATTAATTTTGCGACAAGAACGACAGCATTGATAACTGCTGCTCCTTCAACGCCACGCATAACAAGTAGGGTCAGTCCCCATGAAACGAGTGATACGACAATGACTGATAGGAAAGTCAGTGAGCCATTTTTAGCTTGAAAGACGCCAGGGAAGAAATAGTCTACTGAAGTCATCATCAAAACGGCAAAGGCAATGTTCCCCGCCCAAGCAGACAACCAATAGCCCCAGCCTGAGATGAAACCGACCATATTTCCAAATCCAGCGCGTGCATAATCAGACACCCCAGAAAGTTCAGGTTTATTAACCACCAAATGATTGAGGGATAAAACCAACATTAAAATACCAAAACCAATAACGATCCAAGAAACGATAACGCCACCTGGTGTTGCTCCTGTAGCTAAATCGTTTGAAAGGTTGAATACCCCACCACCAATTGCACCAGAAACAATGATTGCGACTAGGGCTGCTAGTCCAATTCCATTTTTATTTTCTGTTTCCATATTATTCCTCTCATTGATTTCAATCGTTAAAACAGTCTAATTTTGCTTAGACTGCTTTGAACGACGTAAATCAAAGTTTGTCAGCACTTTTGACAATTCCGTCAGCATTTTCTCTGCTTCCATTCAATTTCGTCAGTAATTTTTCTGCGTCAATTGAATCCGTCAGTAATTTCTCTGTGCTGTTGGCTTGTTCAAGCGGCTGACAAATTCTTTCTTCCTCTTTTTTTATTATTTGAAATCTTCTGGGACTGCTGGGATAAAGAGATTACCCAAAGTGGCAGCCATAATCGCTTTGATTGAGTGCATACGGTTTTCTGCTTCTTCAAATTGAACCGCGTATTTAGAACGGAAAACTTCGTCAGTGACTTCCATTTCTGTCAGGCCGTATTTTTCTTTGATTTCTTTACCGTATTCAGTTTCTGTGTCGTGGAAGGCAGGCAAGCAGTGCATGAAGATGAGTTTGCCATCTTCGTCAGCATTACCAGTCATTTTCATCATGTCCATTGTAATACGGTAAGGTGTGAGCAATTCTACACGTTCTTCCCAGTTAGATTCACCCATTGATACCCAAACGTCTGAATAAATCACGTTTGCGCCTTTAACACCTTCTTCGATGTTTGAAGTTGCAAGTGGTTTAGCGCCTGATTTTTCAGCAAATTTGTTGGCGATATCCATTACTTCTTGAGTTGGGTGAAGTGAGTCTGGCGCTACGATATGCACGTTAACACCAAGCATAGAACCAGTTACGATGAGTGAGTTCGCCATGTTGTTACGGCCATCACCAACGTAAACAAGTGTCAAGCCTTTAAGGTGGCCGAAGTTTTCTTTAACTGTCATGAAGTCGGCGATCATTTGTGTTGGGTGCCAATCATCAGTCAAACCATTCCATACAGGAACGCCAGAGTATTTCGCCAAATCTTCAACTTCTTCTTGTGAGAAACCACGACGTTCAATCGCATCAAACATTGAGCCAAGTACGCGAGCAGTATCTTCAGTAGATTCTTTAATTCCAAGTTGGATGTCGTTTGCACCGAGGTATTCTGGGTGAGCACCAAGGTCAATTGCAGCAGTTGTGAACGCTGCACGAGTACGAGTTGAAGTTTTTGCAAAAAGCAAAGCGATGTTTTTTCCTTCAAGATAACGATGTGGAATATTTTGTTGTTTCAAAGCTTTCAAGTGAAGGCTAAAGTCAACAAGGTAGTTGATTTCAGCTGGTGTGAAATCTTTTTCAGCCAAGAAGCTACGACCTTGGAATACTGAATTTACGTTTGCTTTTGTGATGTATGGTGATGTCATAATAATTTCTTCCTTTGTTCTATTTTTTCTAAATTAGCTTGTCGCTGAACTTTTCGTCAGCATTTTCTCTATATTATTGACGCTTTCGTCAGCAATTTTTCTCTGCCAATAAATGCGTCAGTAATTTCTCTCATTTTTATCATCATTTTCTTAGAAATATGATGATTTGCTATTAGATATCTTCACGCCACAATGGTTGAGACATACAACGTGCCCCACCACGTCCACGACCAAGTTCGCTTGAAAGAATTTCATGAACTTTGATACCGTGTTCTTTCAAAAGTTC
The DNA window shown above is from Lactococcus sp. S-13 and carries:
- the arcC gene encoding carbamate kinase produces the protein MVRRIVVALGGNAILTTDPSAQAQKKALEVTAEQLMPLIEGNDTEMVVTHGNGPQVGNLLLQQLAADSEKNPAMPLDSVGAMTQGEIGFWTAQAFTRAMANHGLSAYPVISAVTQTLVDENDPAFKDATKPIGPFYTEEQLPEIQAQFPEWELMEDAGRGYRRVVPSPKPLEIIEAKAFAPILASGSLLIASGGGGIPVVKDGNGYKGVEAVIDKDFSAAKLAEMVEADELLILTNGGDVFLNYGKPDQVHLDTVSVAQMRTYIDEQRFAKGSMGPKVEAAVSFVERTGKIATITSLDNVENFVKFGSGTKIVP
- the argF gene encoding ornithine carbamoyltransferase, yielding MTSPYITKANVNSVFQGRSFLAEKDFTPAEINYLVDFSLHLKALKQQNIPHRYLEGKNIALLFAKTSTRTRAAFTTAAIDLGAHPEYLGANDIQLGIKESTEDTARVLGSMFDAIERRGFSQEEVEDLAKYSGVPVWNGLTDDWHPTQMIADFMTVKENFGHLKGLTLVYVGDGRNNMANSLIVTGSMLGVNVHIVAPDSLHPTQEVMDIANKFAEKSGAKPLATSNIEEGVKGANVIYSDVWVSMGESNWEERVELLTPYRITMDMMKMTGNADEDGKLIFMHCLPAFHDTETEYGKEIKEKYGLTEMEVTDEVFRSKYAVQFEEAENRMHSIKAIMAATLGNLFIPAVPEDFK
- a CDS encoding basic amino acid/polyamine antiporter, yielding METENKNGIGLAALVAIIVSGAIGGGVFNLSNDLATGATPGGVIVSWIVIGFGILMLVLSLNHLVVNKPELSGVSDYARAGFGNMVGFISGWGYWLSAWAGNIAFAVLMMTSVDYFFPGVFQAKNGSLTFLSVIVVSLVSWGLTLLVMRGVEGAAVINAVVLVAKLIPLFVFVIAGIVTFKAGVFSAHFWQNFVANTNADGVIKSLTWSNMTGGDLFSQVQGSLMVMIWVFVGIEGAAMMGDRAKRKSDAGKASILGLIALLVIYILLSLLPYGFMSQQELANTGQPGLVHILNAMVGGWGGSLMAIGLVISLLGAWLSWTMLPVEATQQLSDQKLLPSWFGKLNKNGAPSNSLLLTQLIVQIFLIVTYFVADAYNVFVYLCTAVIMICYALVGLYLFKLGIQEKKTSNIIIGFIAAAFQIVALYYSGWQFVWLSLILYAVGFILYALGKKEYGSKMSGGEMISAVILTVLGVLAIFGVYGNWLGLQDALGIDGNTLLVAVVPLIIVTFIVYFVVRGDISKKEVKN
- the arcC gene encoding carbamate kinase; this translates as MVRRIVVALGGNAILTDDPTAKAQEQALVTTAEKLIPLIRNNDVEMVVTHGNGPQVGNLLLQQLAADSAKNPAMPLDTAVAMTQGQIGFWMGQAFTRALIKNDMERVPVISVVTRTVVDSKDPAFEKPTKPIGPFYDEAGVAEMQAQYPDWVFVEDSGRGYRRVVPSPKPTRIVEAAAIKPLISSSVLVTVSGGGGIPVVETSEGYEGVEAVIDKDFSAAKVAELVEADNLLILTAVDNVFVNFNKPDQKKLETVTMAEMQAYIDEEQFAAGSMLPKVQAAMEFVNRTGRPATITSLENLEDFLNNDSGTKIIP